The proteins below are encoded in one region of Podarcis raffonei isolate rPodRaf1 chromosome 6, rPodRaf1.pri, whole genome shotgun sequence:
- the LOC128415139 gene encoding waprin-Enh1-like has product MKARSILALVGLLALWTQLSPASCMPPLEKFGTCPPNPFKCSVKGQDACNHDYDCEGIQKCCYFNCGKICRNPQEKAGSCPILPYFCSVPEGDLCSSDYDCPEKKKCCYLNCGKSCVDP; this is encoded by the exons ATGAAGGCCAGGAGCATCTTAGCCTTGGTGGGACTGCTGGCCCTCTGGACACAGCTCTCACCTGCATCTTGCATGCCACCACTAG AAAAATTTGGAACTTGCCCCCCAAATCCATTCAAATGCAGTGTAAAGGGACAGGATGCTTGCAACCATGACTATGACTGCGAGGGGATTCAAAAGTGCTGCTACTTCAATTGTGGCAAAATTTGCAGAAACCCACAAG AAAAAGCTGGCAGCTGCCCTATCCTTCCATATTTCTGCTCCGTCCCAGAAGGAGATCTTTGCAGCAGTGATTACGATTGTCCAGAAAAGAAAAAGTGCTGTTATTTAAATTGTGGAAAAAGTTGTGTAGACCCATGA
- the LOC128416393 gene encoding WAP four-disulfide core domain protein 5-like, whose amino-acid sequence MRSTSIFIFLGFFILCQVAPSTCATTEARPFFGIKLGDCPRNDAICHGKPVGNRCLNDTQCPSSLKCCPGPCGKTCLQPVNVKPDHCPPDTEQDIKNFNDCNKDADCKGKQKCCFAYWGSECLDTQKEKPKNCPEKVFKCPKILRGECTHDTQCKGVKKCCFSDCALRCVDPV is encoded by the exons ATGAGGTCGACCAGCATTTTCATCTTCCTTGGCTTCTTCATCCTGTGCCAAGTGGCACCATCCACTTGTGCCACAACAGAGGCACGTCCTTTTTTTGGCA tTAAACTTGGGGATTGTCCTCGCAACGATGCCATCTGCCATGGGAAACCCGTTGGGAACCGGTGCTTGAACGACACCCAATGCCCAAGTTCACTGAAATGCTGCCCAGGCCCCTGTGGCAAAACCTGCCTCCAGCCTGTGAATG TGAAACCGGATCACTGTCCACCGGATACTGAACAAGATATTAAGAATTTTAATGACTGCAATAAAGATGCCGATTgtaaaggaaaacagaaatgctGCTTTGCTTATTGGGGTTCGGAATGTCTCGATACACAGAAAG AAAAGCCTAAAAACTGCCCTGAAAAAGTTTTCAAATGTCCGAAAATATTGAGGGGTGAGTGTACTCATGACACTCAGTGCAAAGGGGTGAAGAAGTGCTGCTTCTCTGACTGCGCCTTGCGCTGTGTGGATCCCGTATAA